A region of Flammeovirga agarivorans DNA encodes the following proteins:
- a CDS encoding sulfatase family protein: MNSIYKYKLNILLGILCLILSQKASSKALNTEQPPNVIFIFADDLGYGDLGTYGHPYMKTPNIDRLASEGTKFTRFYATGVTCSPSRTGFLTSKHPASFQKYMAFHGFSGRTTITELLHNNGYYVGHIGKWHISGNENPPIGTYGMDYIKIMGNAEDDDIGRDDDIFTEAEKFLEKRSKSDQPFYLNVWGHISHYAVDPSDQFPKEFEDVKLDASRFDKYYQKKLKKSIELNQDIDQSFRNYLGDVYSLDLAVGRLLKKLDELGLADNTIVVFSSDQGPAPVRMKPKKDPKLVANMLGWAGGLRGGKHEQFEGGVRIPFIIRYPNHVPEGKVNTTSVLSGLDWLPSLCAITKTPYSVNKFEGKDVSKVWFGEESNPERYLYWKTNSPNGSVSVLKNNWKLHYIKKEQKYVLYDLEKDKGETKDISLQHPEITKELIDKAKQWNSTLPTSYIKGEGKKNKRKSK; the protein is encoded by the coding sequence ATGAATTCAATCTACAAGTATAAACTCAATATCTTGTTGGGGATACTTTGCCTTATTCTATCTCAGAAGGCAAGCTCAAAGGCATTAAATACTGAACAACCACCAAATGTTATATTTATTTTTGCCGATGATTTAGGCTATGGTGATTTGGGTACCTATGGTCATCCATATATGAAAACACCTAATATTGATCGTTTGGCGAGTGAAGGAACAAAGTTTACTCGATTTTACGCAACGGGTGTTACATGTAGCCCTAGTAGAACTGGTTTTTTAACGAGTAAACACCCGGCCTCTTTCCAAAAGTATATGGCATTTCATGGCTTTTCGGGGAGAACTACAATCACAGAATTATTACACAATAACGGTTATTATGTAGGTCATATTGGTAAGTGGCATATTAGTGGTAATGAAAACCCTCCAATAGGTACGTATGGGATGGATTATATTAAAATCATGGGAAATGCCGAAGACGATGATATTGGTAGGGATGATGATATTTTCACTGAAGCAGAAAAGTTTCTTGAGAAAAGAAGTAAATCAGATCAACCTTTTTATTTAAATGTTTGGGGACATATTTCACATTATGCAGTAGACCCTAGTGATCAATTTCCAAAAGAGTTTGAGGATGTAAAGTTAGATGCTAGTCGTTTTGATAAATACTATCAGAAGAAGCTAAAAAAATCAATTGAATTGAACCAAGATATTGATCAATCTTTTAGAAACTATTTGGGAGATGTTTACTCTTTAGATTTAGCAGTTGGTCGGTTATTAAAAAAGTTAGATGAACTAGGATTAGCTGATAACACCATTGTTGTTTTCTCAAGTGATCAAGGCCCTGCTCCTGTACGCATGAAACCAAAAAAAGACCCAAAATTAGTAGCAAATATGTTGGGATGGGCAGGAGGCCTAAGGGGAGGAAAACATGAGCAATTTGAAGGAGGTGTCCGTATTCCATTTATCATTCGATATCCAAATCATGTACCTGAAGGGAAAGTAAATACAACATCAGTGCTTTCTGGTTTAGATTGGTTGCCTTCATTATGTGCTATCACTAAAACACCCTATTCGGTAAATAAATTTGAAGGGAAGGATGTATCAAAGGTTTGGTTTGGCGAAGAATCCAATCCTGAACGCTATCTATATTGGAAGACAAATTCTCCTAACGGAAGTGTATCCGTTCTAAAAAATAACTGGAAGTTACATTACATCAAGAAGGAGCAAAAATATGTGCTTTATGATCTTGAAAAAGATAAAGGAGAAACGAAAGATATTTCTTTACAACATCCTGAGATCACTAAAGAATTAATAGATAAAGCGAAGCAATGGAATTCAACATTGCCAACATCATATATAAAAGGAGAAGGGAAGAAAAATAAAAGGAAAAGCAAATGA
- a CDS encoding FMN-binding protein, with protein sequence MTTEVKKVRKRPAPKRPVKKVVKKEKSKGLSSLQAYNLYRIVLISLLVVAVGISGGWKIPFLEEDTHPKKIIVTQPHLESIFKEAKYFTVDEQKKYTVYNQFKDIIGYAISTHDYASHVRGFAGEVPVLIGFDNDSTIKGMEMLQHNESGEYIEFILDDRLLDKWNGLTFDRALYHEVDGITSATETSEAIIKTIHVTLSEITGKELVHQEYSWSLILQWVLTSITIIFGLLVCFYKPMKNYRTPMLIMVTIVMGFVYQKMISVSFLHGWIVHGISLESNLVSIVLLVLSVVLPLTTKKQFYCHYMCPFGAAQELVGKVSPLKKKNMNWMKLRSIPLQTIATIILISCILIGKYPELSYVEPFPSFSFRIVSWWMIGFGLLFIGLSFFYSKPWCKICPTGFLLDNCKKKTARDNKKYNVL encoded by the coding sequence ATGACAACTGAAGTAAAGAAAGTAAGGAAACGCCCTGCTCCAAAGCGTCCTGTAAAAAAGGTAGTTAAAAAGGAAAAAAGTAAAGGACTTAGTTCTTTACAGGCATATAATCTTTATAGAATAGTATTAATATCTTTATTAGTTGTAGCTGTAGGAATATCTGGAGGATGGAAAATACCATTTCTAGAAGAAGATACACATCCAAAGAAAATAATAGTGACGCAACCTCACTTGGAAAGTATTTTTAAAGAAGCGAAATACTTTACTGTGGATGAGCAGAAGAAATATACTGTTTACAATCAATTTAAAGACATCATTGGTTATGCGATTTCTACGCATGATTATGCAAGTCATGTTAGAGGTTTTGCAGGTGAAGTTCCGGTACTGATCGGGTTTGATAACGACTCCACTATTAAAGGAATGGAAATGCTTCAGCATAATGAATCTGGAGAATATATTGAATTTATACTTGATGATCGATTATTAGATAAATGGAATGGGCTAACCTTCGATAGAGCCTTGTACCATGAGGTCGATGGGATTACCTCTGCCACAGAAACAAGCGAAGCAATTATAAAAACGATACATGTTACGTTATCTGAAATAACAGGTAAAGAATTGGTACATCAAGAGTATTCATGGTCTTTGATTTTACAATGGGTACTAACGTCAATCACCATCATTTTCGGATTATTGGTGTGTTTTTATAAACCAATGAAAAACTATAGAACACCCATGCTCATTATGGTCACTATAGTGATGGGGTTTGTTTATCAGAAAATGATCTCGGTATCCTTTTTACATGGATGGATTGTTCATGGAATTTCTCTAGAATCGAATTTAGTATCAATTGTCCTTTTGGTTTTATCGGTGGTGCTTCCTTTGACAACAAAGAAACAGTTTTACTGTCACTATATGTGTCCTTTTGGTGCAGCTCAAGAATTAGTGGGTAAAGTATCTCCATTAAAAAAGAAGAACATGAATTGGATGAAGTTACGTTCTATTCCATTACAAACCATTGCTACTATCATCCTTATCAGTTGTATTCTGATAGGAAAGTATCCTGAGTTATCTTATGTAGAACCTTTTCCCTCTTTCTCTTTTCGAATCGTCTCATGGTGGATGATTGGTTTTGGTCTACTGTTTATTGGGCTATCATTTTTCTACTCTAAACCTTGGTGTAAGATCTGTCCAACAGGCTTCCTTCTAGATAATTGTAAGAAGAAGACTGCTAGAGACAATAAAAAATATAATGTGTTATGA
- a CDS encoding flavin reductase family protein, protein MKSSELLNIVLTVILIFVLVRYNVNGTTDEVSQTTVVNSTAVMDSLHTKKSVGKRPFLFPMPVGIIGSYDSVGTPNIMAASWIGIVNSKPMSIGVSLRPSTKTYNNVMRTQAFTVNIANEKLVEYVDWVGHYSGKDIDKFDVLPLTPVRSKLVNAPYVHEFPVVLECRVVRSTELGKHTHFVGEIMDVKVDTAILKKNQKFVDINKLRPIMMGNGSGYFGIGENLGRGGKVYQRLGINPLIESK, encoded by the coding sequence ATGAAATCAAGCGAACTCTTAAATATTGTATTGACGGTCATCCTAATTTTCGTATTGGTTAGATACAATGTCAACGGAACTACTGACGAGGTTAGCCAGACGACAGTTGTGAACTCAACAGCGGTTATGGATTCTTTACATACCAAGAAATCGGTAGGTAAAAGACCGTTTTTATTCCCAATGCCTGTTGGTATTATTGGTTCTTATGATAGTGTTGGAACACCAAATATCATGGCTGCATCTTGGATCGGGATTGTGAATTCTAAACCAATGAGTATTGGTGTTTCGTTACGCCCTTCAACAAAAACATACAATAATGTAATGAGAACACAAGCGTTCACTGTAAATATTGCTAACGAAAAGCTTGTGGAATATGTCGATTGGGTGGGCCATTATTCAGGAAAAGATATCGATAAATTTGATGTACTTCCTTTAACTCCGGTTCGTTCAAAACTAGTTAACGCTCCTTATGTGCATGAATTTCCAGTGGTGCTCGAATGTAGAGTTGTTCGTTCTACGGAATTGGGAAAACATACTCATTTTGTTGGGGAGATTATGGATGTAAAAGTGGATACGGCAATTCTAAAGAAGAACCAGAAATTTGTTGATATAAATAAGCTTCGACCTATTATGATGGGGAACGGTTCTGGATATTTTGGGATAGGTGAAAACCTAGGAAGAGGCGGTAAAGTCTACCAAAGATTAGGTATTAATCCATTAATTGAATCAAAATAA
- a CDS encoding LamG-like jellyroll fold domain-containing protein, protein MKNNLLFDCSATFIAVLCCLLFTTPTQAQTPIQHLTSKNSTSIELNAEGGVSKWLDISGNEQHATSKIGSVTFPSTITSFSGQEGLDFGADRNSLKLLSSTDAAQVFDFTGDAASNSGFAVLLTFQMESLHNNWSDIIGNNSNTDNGGFGIRYADDGEYQVYLGSLNAKIPGAKAIPGQSIVVAVNYDATKGELTFWDSQNKLKQTYDVTAANFNIGDLFLGSNSNGNRYFKGIVGDVKIYNEALSNSKFKTEYSQLYDLWQGFTLPVEVLGGEGLVETRTFELGETKASNTQKVWLQINNLSYENKASVKINNGSWIDINHSSVEMYEQEKARGGMQHGGYNTIRFTYPTKDIQTGTNTVSFRFNHSDGISNGFRVVKFNLLNENDEPLLPDNFFYNDDPNLWVSPYTDNTSIAEGEDLWRNAGLWSNYLEEGTEGFWYGYSLKAHIPMNAKCADCHTQDGRDLEIFSYSNKSIIERAKFHDLNDEQARKIASYIRSLSGKHENVNRHGRPWNPPYQPGPELEGKSIDYWAAGAGLDAVLEKDEEMLPYMFPNGVNEETVKDYFDQDQGEDRTTLPLAIQFPDWKHWLPMIHPKDAFTEGNLYETSYQDRTPYVNNQVSLLNPEKGYEVLREYILTLPTNGDGVTVNMNALSENQLAEFRLQHEIFRYNYRFFQAQGGGDTRHWRSTTGNGLDALSPDVPQEFAATSMARLMAVKNFEFMLEFNLQDQAPNYIDAVDQPSGRQWFHGLSKHVFEVPAHITGCLDGDCQTFDGQPLTTGQYESSVWYHLQGILAGGEGYQWWNGPVDYNYHPQFILASSYSSNIFHPLRYYHSIGTMYKTKTWSGDDNPNDGMGFRIRVQGPWYFFGKEGDGGKNNFLGFEPGVWPQLLDDIEPGMSKWVLDALLQEFLKAVRKHDISEWERWTPGENGSNMLDPIEKSSVVDVTLSNDEISATSSGDEDTLGEPLWADHMYWVIQESIKFGVKCETIEELIAWSKEAWPNINWDFNISPSVKLRLSPNAQLYRNVEFIEAIPASGGGHPSYSWTVNGVVVNNNSNKLYTTDFEPGDIVGCTMTSSSDCVDSNIASTTIDVPGDIIINTKINTEDWQKATALQACFGDEITFRADVDIQPILWLDAQSVSTTATYNDGDQVMVWEDISGNNANAEVSNSTLAPYYSVDGFNGKPALEFGRTRGSLLTLFEGTETEFLEEDWTIFMVHQLNPIDVWSNTLGNKNTTTDDGMFFRISDNGKMAISGGKKDISGDAYDLPLLAINTISKGDDVMSLFVNGTQETTLTITEGDKLDNGEDLLLGQISYSTSQSRYHQGYIAEVIILDRKLNTAETQLVEGYLAHKWGLTSDLTVYNKFRDHSPLEMLVEAPSGDDYQFTKLSNTFSYTVSDQHDLGEFNFIPAQSEQNNFTLPLSSYEDYYNQAVVLYSIDGGASQQGNIVNLYDGESVTLLPFEEIDVDYEWVTPEGISLTQNTNPTWTAALEDTYNGVWKLRILEDRCLSTFPEIEVNVTVDELNNSGPYFGRVDITQANASDWTSVNFGYPMASSPIVITGPVSNFGSAPAIPRVKNITTDGFEIQVDEWDYLDGVHNKTEELYYLALEEGTYDFGGVIAEAGSLTGKMTWVNKSFINEYTEAPVVLAVQVSDNEANATTLQIKDVTTTGFTIRMREEENADQVHADEVIHYIVLSKGTGTINGETIEVGATENIVDDEWYQMDFTSDLQNVGVLANMQTRNGSNTSGLRYRNLTYNRVDFMVEEEQSKDEEVDHPFEEVGYLRMENMNAGMNSNARQVSNNLEEDLNGVTLRVYPNPTSCNLFIEAKRDIRRIEIFDNLGRKVYCKKAGHSSETINLHTLATDMYLLRIHLDNGEILNEKVLKK, encoded by the coding sequence ATGAAGAATAATTTACTATTTGACTGCAGTGCAACATTTATTGCCGTGTTGTGCTGTCTGTTATTCACTACACCCACACAAGCACAAACACCAATTCAACATTTAACTTCTAAAAATAGTACTTCTATAGAATTAAATGCAGAGGGAGGAGTTTCTAAATGGCTTGATATTTCAGGGAATGAACAACATGCCACTTCTAAAATTGGTAGTGTAACATTTCCATCAACTATCACATCATTTTCTGGTCAAGAAGGACTTGATTTTGGTGCAGATAGAAATAGTTTAAAACTGTTATCATCGACAGATGCAGCTCAGGTTTTCGACTTTACAGGCGATGCAGCAAGTAATTCAGGTTTTGCTGTTCTATTAACTTTTCAGATGGAATCACTTCATAATAATTGGAGTGATATCATAGGCAACAATTCCAATACTGATAACGGTGGTTTTGGTATCCGTTATGCAGACGATGGAGAATATCAGGTATATCTTGGTAGTTTAAATGCCAAGATTCCAGGAGCGAAAGCGATTCCAGGTCAATCTATAGTTGTTGCTGTAAATTATGATGCAACAAAAGGGGAATTAACTTTTTGGGACTCCCAAAATAAATTAAAGCAGACCTATGATGTGACTGCAGCTAATTTCAATATTGGCGATTTATTTTTAGGCTCAAATTCTAATGGTAACCGTTATTTCAAAGGGATAGTTGGAGATGTAAAAATCTATAATGAAGCTTTGTCCAACTCAAAATTTAAAACAGAGTACTCTCAGTTATATGATTTATGGCAGGGATTTACTCTACCTGTTGAAGTTTTAGGAGGAGAAGGTTTAGTAGAAACAAGAACGTTTGAGTTAGGAGAAACAAAAGCCAGTAACACACAGAAAGTATGGTTGCAAATCAATAACCTAAGTTATGAGAATAAGGCTTCAGTGAAAATAAACAATGGAAGCTGGATAGATATTAATCATAGTAGTGTCGAAATGTATGAGCAAGAAAAAGCTCGAGGAGGTATGCAACATGGAGGTTATAACACCATCCGTTTTACTTATCCAACAAAAGATATACAAACAGGGACAAATACAGTATCCTTCAGGTTTAACCATTCAGATGGAATTTCCAATGGTTTTAGAGTGGTTAAGTTTAATTTATTAAATGAAAATGATGAACCACTTTTACCAGATAATTTTTTCTATAACGATGATCCGAATCTATGGGTCTCTCCATATACGGACAATACTTCTATAGCAGAAGGGGAAGACTTGTGGAGAAATGCAGGTTTATGGTCTAACTATTTAGAAGAAGGTACAGAAGGTTTCTGGTATGGATATTCTTTAAAAGCACATATTCCTATGAATGCGAAATGTGCAGATTGCCATACACAAGATGGTAGGGATTTAGAGATTTTTTCTTACTCAAATAAATCCATTATTGAAAGAGCAAAGTTTCATGATCTTAATGATGAGCAAGCGAGAAAAATTGCGAGTTATATCCGTTCCTTATCAGGAAAACATGAAAATGTCAACCGACATGGTCGTCCATGGAATCCTCCATACCAACCAGGTCCAGAATTAGAAGGAAAGTCGATTGACTATTGGGCTGCGGGAGCTGGGTTAGACGCAGTATTAGAAAAGGATGAAGAAATGCTTCCTTACATGTTCCCTAATGGAGTCAATGAAGAAACAGTGAAAGATTACTTTGATCAAGATCAAGGAGAAGACAGAACTACTTTACCATTAGCCATTCAATTTCCAGATTGGAAACATTGGTTGCCAATGATTCATCCTAAAGATGCGTTTACAGAAGGAAATTTATATGAAACGTCTTATCAAGACAGAACACCTTATGTTAATAATCAAGTAAGTTTATTAAATCCAGAGAAAGGGTATGAAGTGTTGAGAGAATACATTCTTACTCTACCTACTAACGGAGATGGTGTAACGGTAAATATGAATGCCTTATCGGAAAATCAGTTGGCAGAATTTCGTTTACAACATGAGATATTTAGATACAACTATCGTTTTTTCCAAGCACAAGGAGGAGGAGATACTAGACACTGGAGGTCTACAACAGGTAATGGTTTAGATGCGTTATCTCCCGATGTACCACAAGAGTTTGCAGCAACAAGTATGGCAAGACTAATGGCTGTCAAAAACTTTGAGTTTATGTTGGAATTTAATCTTCAGGATCAAGCTCCAAATTATATCGATGCAGTAGATCAACCTTCAGGAAGACAGTGGTTCCATGGTTTATCAAAACACGTATTTGAAGTTCCCGCACACATTACGGGCTGTTTAGATGGAGACTGTCAGACATTTGATGGACAACCGTTAACTACAGGACAATATGAATCTTCTGTTTGGTATCACCTACAAGGTATATTAGCAGGTGGTGAAGGTTACCAATGGTGGAATGGTCCGGTTGATTATAATTACCATCCACAGTTTATATTAGCGAGTTCTTACTCATCAAATATTTTCCATCCACTTAGATATTACCACAGTATCGGTACCATGTATAAAACGAAAACTTGGTCGGGTGATGATAATCCAAATGATGGTATGGGCTTTAGAATTAGAGTGCAAGGCCCTTGGTATTTCTTTGGTAAAGAAGGAGATGGTGGCAAAAACAATTTCTTAGGTTTTGAGCCGGGTGTTTGGCCTCAACTACTCGATGATATTGAACCAGGGATGTCAAAATGGGTATTGGATGCCTTATTACAAGAGTTCTTAAAAGCAGTGAGAAAGCATGATATTTCAGAATGGGAACGTTGGACACCCGGAGAAAATGGTTCCAATATGTTAGACCCGATCGAGAAATCGTCAGTTGTAGATGTAACGCTTTCCAACGATGAAATTAGTGCGACGTCTTCTGGTGATGAAGATACATTAGGTGAACCGCTTTGGGCAGATCATATGTATTGGGTGATTCAAGAATCCATTAAGTTTGGTGTAAAATGCGAAACGATTGAGGAGTTGATCGCATGGAGTAAAGAGGCATGGCCAAATATCAATTGGGACTTTAATATTTCTCCAAGTGTGAAATTGCGATTAAGTCCAAACGCCCAATTGTATAGAAATGTGGAATTCATAGAGGCTATTCCTGCAAGTGGAGGAGGACATCCTTCTTACTCATGGACAGTAAATGGAGTAGTGGTAAATAATAATAGCAATAAACTTTATACTACAGATTTTGAGCCAGGGGATATTGTTGGTTGTACAATGACTAGTAGCTCTGATTGTGTCGATAGCAATATAGCTTCAACTACCATTGATGTTCCTGGCGACATTATTATAAATACAAAAATTAATACAGAGGATTGGCAAAAGGCAACGGCTCTACAAGCTTGTTTTGGTGATGAAATCACATTTAGAGCAGACGTAGATATTCAACCTATATTATGGTTAGACGCACAGTCTGTTTCAACAACTGCTACATATAATGATGGAGACCAAGTGATGGTTTGGGAAGATATCAGTGGAAATAATGCCAATGCAGAAGTATCAAATTCGACATTAGCACCTTATTATTCAGTAGATGGGTTTAATGGTAAACCTGCTTTAGAGTTTGGTAGAACAAGAGGTTCTTTATTGACATTGTTTGAGGGAACAGAAACAGAGTTTTTGGAAGAAGACTGGACGATTTTTATGGTCCATCAACTTAATCCGATTGATGTTTGGAGTAATACTCTAGGCAACAAAAACACAACAACAGATGATGGTATGTTCTTTAGAATTTCAGATAATGGTAAAATGGCGATTTCGGGAGGTAAAAAGGATATTTCTGGTGATGCCTACGATTTACCATTACTCGCAATTAATACCATATCAAAAGGTGATGATGTAATGAGTTTGTTTGTCAATGGTACTCAAGAAACTACATTAACTATTACTGAAGGAGATAAGCTTGATAATGGGGAGGACCTTTTATTGGGACAGATCAGTTATTCTACAAGTCAGAGTAGATACCATCAAGGGTATATCGCTGAGGTAATTATTTTAGACCGCAAACTTAATACAGCGGAAACACAATTGGTGGAAGGTTACTTAGCACACAAATGGGGATTAACAAGTGATCTAACTGTCTACAATAAGTTCAGAGATCACTCTCCATTAGAAATGCTCGTAGAAGCGCCAAGTGGAGACGACTATCAGTTTACAAAGTTATCGAACACATTCTCTTATACTGTAAGTGATCAGCATGACTTAGGTGAGTTTAACTTTATTCCTGCACAATCTGAGCAAAATAATTTTACCCTTCCATTATCCTCATATGAAGATTACTATAATCAAGCGGTTGTTTTGTATAGTATTGATGGGGGTGCTTCACAACAAGGAAATATTGTCAACTTGTACGATGGAGAAAGTGTTACTCTCTTACCTTTTGAGGAAATAGATGTTGATTATGAATGGGTAACTCCAGAAGGAATTAGTCTGACTCAGAATACTAACCCTACATGGACTGCAGCATTAGAAGATACCTATAATGGTGTATGGAAGCTTAGAATCTTGGAAGATCGATGCCTAAGTACCTTCCCTGAAATAGAAGTGAATGTCACTGTAGATGAGTTGAATAATTCAGGACCTTACTTTGGTAGAGTCGATATCACTCAAGCCAATGCAAGTGATTGGACCTCGGTCAATTTTGGATACCCAATGGCAAGTTCTCCAATTGTAATCACTGGACCTGTAAGTAATTTCGGTTCCGCTCCAGCTATCCCTAGAGTAAAAAATATCACTACTGATGGTTTTGAAATACAAGTGGATGAATGGGATTATTTGGATGGAGTCCATAATAAAACAGAAGAGCTTTATTACTTAGCCCTTGAGGAAGGAACATACGATTTTGGAGGTGTTATAGCCGAAGCGGGTAGCCTTACAGGTAAAATGACTTGGGTAAATAAATCATTTATCAATGAATATACGGAAGCGCCTGTAGTTTTAGCAGTACAAGTTTCTGATAACGAAGCCAACGCCACGACACTTCAGATTAAAGATGTAACGACAACAGGTTTTACCATAAGAATGCGAGAAGAAGAAAATGCAGACCAAGTACATGCAGATGAAGTGATACATTATATTGTGTTATCTAAAGGTACTGGTACTATTAATGGAGAAACAATTGAAGTAGGAGCTACTGAAAATATTGTGGATGATGAATGGTATCAGATGGACTTCACTTCGGATCTTCAAAATGTTGGAGTATTAGCCAATATGCAGACAAGAAATGGAAGTAATACATCAGGCTTAAGATATAGAAACCTCACCTATAATAGAGTTGATTTTATGGTAGAGGAAGAACAGTCCAAAGATGAAGAAGTGGACCATCCTTTTGAGGAAGTAGGCTATTTAAGAATGGAAAATATGAATGCAGGCATGAATAGTAATGCAAGACAAGTTTCCAATAATCTTGAGGAAGACCTTAACGGGGTAACTTTAAGAGTATACCCGAACCCGACCAGTTGTAATCTCTTTATCGAAGCGAAAAGAGACATCAGAAGAATTGAAATTTTTGATAACCTAGGAAGAAAGGTGTATTGTAAAAAGGCAGGGCACTCTTCGGAGACCATCAATTTACATACACTGGCCACAGATATGTATCTATTAAGAATACATTTGGATAACGGTGAAATCTTAAATGAGAAAGTATTGAAAAAATAA